The Feifania hominis DNA window GTCCTTTGAGGGCATGTCGAGCTGAACGGCACTGACGCCGTGGGCGACATAGCGGTCGATCATCTGCTCGGTCTTCTCGAGCGTCGGATACCCCATGACGATGTAGTAGACGGGATGAAAGCTCATAACAAATCTCCTTTACCGGTAATTTTTCACGAGGTCGGCCATCTGCTGCGCGAGGTCCGCCTCGATGGGTGCGAGCAGGTTGCCGCCCTTTTTGAGCGACGAGCCGACGATGAGCCCGTCGGCCACCGCGAGCTGCTCATGGGCGTTTTTGGCCGACACGCCGCTGCCCGCGAGAACGGGAAGCTTGACGGCGCGGCGCACGCCGTCGAGCGCGGCGGTCGAGGTCTGCTTGCCGGTGGCGGCGCCGGTCACGACGATCGCGTCGGCCCCGCGGGTCGCGGCCCAGGCGGCCGACTCCTCGAGGGTGATCTCGGGGTTGAGCAGATAGGAGTGCTTGCTCTGCACGTCGGCGAGGATCTTGATGTGCTCCACGCCGAGCGACTTGCGAAGCAGCACCGCCTCGCGCGAGCAGGGCGAGATCACGCCCGATGCCGTGATGACCGTGTCGACAAAGACGGGCAGCCGGATGAACTGCGCGTCGGCCGCAATGGCGATGGACAAAGCCGCCGCATAGTCGTTGAAGACCGCCTCGACGCCGAGGGGCATGTCGACCGCGTCGCGGA harbors:
- a CDS encoding BtpA/SgcQ family protein, producing MNIIERMKNGEKIVIGMIHCQPLPGSFHYGGNFREISDRAIADARTMQAAGFDAVILENTCDAPTAAKLDVPQIAGLSAVAARVRDAVDMPLGVEAVFNDYAAALSIAIAADAQFIRLPVFVDTVITASGVISPCSREAVLLRKSLGVEHIKILADVQSKHSYLLNPEITLEESAAWAATRGADAIVVTGAATGKQTSTAALDGVRRAVKLPVLAGSGVSAKNAHEQLAVADGLIVGSSLKKGGNLLAPIEADLAQQMADLVKNYR